A genomic stretch from Bacillota bacterium includes:
- the ispG gene encoding flavodoxin-dependent (E)-4-hydroxy-3-methylbut-2-enyl-diphosphate synthase, which translates to MGVDKIKRKLTRSIHVGGLIIGGSAPVVIQSMTSTDTSDVGKTREQIFKLAEAGCELIRVAIPDENAVKALKKLVAGSPVPLVADIHFDARLAYMAIENGAAKIRINPGNIGGTGKLLELAGMADKYKVPIRIGVNAGSLNKKILQKYGGPYSAALVESALAYLEVLEADGFSNFVVSLKSSDVYTTISAYRLFSEKRDYPLHIGITEAGTIQTGIIKGAIGTGTLLAEGIGDTIRISLTASPVEEVITARCILQSLGLRIFGPELIACPTCGRCTVDLINLANSAEQLLKNYSIPIKVAVMGCAVNGPGEAKEADIGICAGKKRGMLFKHGKVVKTVKQEKLLEVLKEELDNETGRYNRQKKQGGPK; encoded by the coding sequence ATGGGTGTGGATAAAATTAAACGGAAATTAACCCGCAGCATTCATGTCGGTGGGTTGATAATTGGTGGAAGTGCGCCGGTTGTAATTCAGTCGATGACCAGTACTGACACTTCTGATGTTGGGAAAACCAGAGAACAGATTTTTAAACTGGCCGAAGCCGGGTGTGAGCTGATCAGGGTGGCCATTCCTGATGAAAATGCGGTAAAAGCGTTAAAAAAACTTGTTGCCGGCAGTCCTGTACCTCTGGTTGCTGATATTCATTTTGATGCCCGTTTGGCGTACATGGCTATAGAGAACGGTGCAGCGAAAATCAGAATTAACCCCGGAAATATCGGTGGGACAGGTAAATTACTTGAACTGGCCGGGATGGCTGATAAGTATAAGGTTCCGATCAGAATTGGCGTTAATGCCGGTTCGTTGAATAAAAAAATTCTGCAAAAATACGGGGGGCCATATTCAGCAGCGTTGGTTGAATCTGCTCTCGCATACCTGGAAGTGCTCGAAGCTGATGGATTCAGCAACTTTGTAGTCTCTTTGAAATCTTCCGATGTCTACACAACGATTAGCGCCTACCGCTTATTCTCCGAGAAACGGGATTATCCACTTCACATTGGTATCACAGAAGCAGGGACAATACAAACCGGCATTATTAAGGGAGCAATCGGGACAGGGACCTTACTGGCTGAAGGAATCGGTGATACCATCAGGATTTCTTTAACAGCATCGCCGGTTGAAGAAGTAATTACAGCACGCTGTATTCTTCAGTCCCTTGGATTACGGATATTTGGACCGGAATTGATCGCATGCCCTACATGCGGCAGGTGCACGGTAGACCTGATCAACCTGGCAAACTCAGCAGAACAGCTTCTTAAGAACTACAGCATACCAATTAAAGTGGCCGTTATGGGCTGTGCTGTAAATGGACCAGGTGAAGCCAAAGAAGCCGATATCGGTATATGTGCGGGGAAAAAAAGAGGTATGCTTTTCAAACATGGGAAAGTTGTAAAAACAGTAAAACAGGAGAAATTACTTGAAGTTCTTAAAGAAGAGCTTGATAATGAAACAGGTCGTTATAACCGGCAAAAGAAGCAGGGAGGACCAAAATGA
- the rseP gene encoding RIP metalloprotease RseP: MQTFIASVFVFGLLILVHELGHYFVARWTGIRVLELAIGFGPKIFGWRKNEIDYSLRAIPLGGFCRMLGEGPNESSEPDSFPQKPVWSRAAVLMSGAGMNLLLAIVVFFIIFFFIVGVPVTDVSQVGYIIEDTPAEVSGLAKGDLIRTIDGLPVADWDDVVTLISARPDREIILEIERNGQEMEIILTPQLDEESGRGMIGIGPQIHKYKFFSSLRTSVDRFMLIIVSMYQVVTGQAPLDVAGPVGIIFVIGEVAQTGFVNLLMLTGLISISLGIMNLLPIPALDGGRLFFLLIEAVRGKKIDPEKEGFIHFIGFALLILLILFITYQDLLRFDILPGN, translated from the coding sequence GTGCAAACTTTTATCGCATCAGTATTTGTATTTGGATTGCTTATCCTGGTCCATGAATTGGGCCATTACTTTGTTGCCAGATGGACCGGAATCCGGGTTTTGGAACTTGCGATCGGCTTCGGCCCGAAAATATTCGGATGGCGAAAGAATGAAATTGACTATTCACTGAGGGCAATTCCACTTGGCGGTTTCTGCCGCATGTTGGGTGAAGGACCAAATGAGTCATCCGAACCCGACAGTTTTCCTCAGAAACCGGTTTGGAGCAGGGCTGCGGTTCTAATGTCGGGGGCCGGAATGAACCTGCTGCTGGCAATAGTTGTTTTTTTCATCATTTTCTTCTTTATAGTCGGTGTTCCCGTTACCGATGTTTCGCAAGTCGGCTATATCATTGAGGATACACCTGCTGAAGTATCCGGTCTTGCAAAGGGGGATCTGATCAGAACAATCGACGGTTTGCCGGTTGCTGACTGGGATGATGTAGTTACTTTAATATCCGCCCGACCGGATCGGGAAATCATCCTGGAAATAGAACGAAATGGTCAGGAAATGGAAATAATTCTTACTCCTCAGCTGGATGAAGAATCAGGTAGGGGAATGATCGGTATAGGGCCGCAAATCCACAAGTATAAATTTTTCAGCTCTCTGCGGACCAGCGTCGATCGTTTTATGCTGATCATTGTTTCCATGTACCAGGTTGTAACCGGCCAGGCACCTCTTGATGTTGCCGGACCGGTGGGGATAATTTTTGTTATAGGAGAGGTAGCTCAAACCGGTTTCGTAAACCTGCTGATGTTAACCGGATTGATCAGTATCAGTCTTGGAATTATGAACTTATTACCGATTCCGGCCTTAGATGGTGGACGCTTGTTTTTCCTGCTGATCGAAGCTGTAAGGGGTAAAAAAATCGATCCGGAAAAAGAAGGATTTATCCACTTTATCGGTTTTGCATTGCTTATACTGCTTATATTATTCATTACTTACCAGGATCTTTTACGTTTTGACATTCTTCCCGGAAATTAA